In the genome of cyanobacterium endosymbiont of Braarudosphaera bigelowii, one region contains:
- the menA gene encoding 2-carboxy-1,4-naphthoquinone phytyltransferase produces MSIVSTKKLTSKQKLWLAAIKIPVYSVSIIPIIVGSSAAFENISTFNFRIFTTFLISSILIIAWINVSNDIFDADTGIDKNKAHSIVNLTKNKSLIFWLSNIFLILGIVGIILISWWQKDLTVLCIVTVCCILGYSYQGPPFRLGYKGLGEIICFITFGPMAVSASYYSQVQHFSIISLASGILIGISTSIILFCSHFHQIEDDFSAGKRSPIVFLGTELGSIVLTIITVLLMFLVLLFPILKILSFWTFLSLLSFPIAYQLVCHVLKYHNQASNVKNSKFIAIKFHFFNGILLSVSLILSKLV; encoded by the coding sequence ATGAGTATAGTATCCACAAAAAAATTAACATCTAAACAAAAATTATGGCTTGCTGCAATTAAAATACCAGTATACAGTGTATCTATTATTCCGATAATTGTAGGAAGTTCGGCTGCATTCGAGAATATTTCAACATTCAATTTTAGAATTTTTACTACCTTTTTAATATCTTCTATTTTAATTATTGCTTGGATAAATGTTAGTAATGATATTTTTGATGCTGACACAGGAATTGATAAAAACAAAGCCCACTCTATTGTTAATTTGACTAAAAATAAATCTCTAATATTTTGGTTGTCTAATATATTTTTGATCCTAGGTATTGTGGGAATTATATTAATTTCTTGGTGGCAAAAAGACTTAACAGTATTATGTATAGTAACTGTCTGTTGTATTTTAGGTTATAGTTACCAAGGCCCACCTTTTCGGCTAGGATACAAAGGGCTGGGTGAAATTATATGCTTTATCACATTTGGCCCAATGGCAGTGTCAGCATCTTACTATTCTCAAGTTCAACATTTCTCCATTATAAGTTTAGCATCTGGAATTTTGATTGGAATTAGTACATCTATTATTTTATTTTGTTCTCATTTTCATCAAATAGAGGATGATTTTTCTGCAGGAAAACGATCACCAATCGTATTTCTTGGCACAGAATTAGGATCTATAGTATTAACAATAATAACTGTTCTCTTAATGTTTTTAGTATTATTATTTCCAATATTAAAAATATTATCTTTCTGGACCTTTTTAAGCTTACTTAGCTTTCCTATCGCTTATCAACTTGTATGTCATGTTTTAAAATATCACAATCAAGCTAGTAATGTAAAAAATAGCAAGTTTATAGCTATTAAATTTCACTTTTTCAATGGAATACTATTATCAGTAAGTTTAATTTTATCAAAATTAGTATAA
- the stpA gene encoding glucosylglycerol 3-phosphatase translates to MSTSSLKLDKYSSLFNYKKFIKQLASESNLLIIQDLDGVCMELVKEPSARTIDKKYVEAVQIFKDHFYVLTNGEHIGKNGVNFIIEKAYQNKIKLVKDKKLYLPGLAAGSAQWQESNGDVTYPGVSEKELFFLASVPEYIQKNFIKFFSKNNFNLSEETIRKSIKKTVLYNKVSPTVNLNILYDLLSQQTDNYIKLQKFTYQLMYKLLKKAQQEDLYNSFSIHCTANLGKDEQGQEIIQFAKDKSSGTTDFQFMLKDATKEAGVLLILNNYMYKKTGDYPLGKDFNFKQVPTTRQEILSLIRDHFNPSYIPTIIGVGDTVTNEIIESCGKFSCVRGGSDRNFLELIQLIGERFNKRNIIAYVNSSTGEVRNHKALKISSHKSKNITINGMDKLQDDPLKLNIVFSKGYQQYINCFKKASRIRKNFLKIYK, encoded by the coding sequence ATGTCAACTTCATCATTAAAACTCGACAAATATTCTTCACTTTTCAACTATAAAAAATTTATTAAACAATTAGCTAGTGAGTCAAATTTACTTATAATTCAAGACCTCGATGGAGTTTGTATGGAATTAGTAAAGGAACCTTCAGCTAGAACTATAGATAAAAAGTATGTAGAGGCTGTACAAATATTCAAAGATCATTTTTATGTCCTAACAAATGGAGAACATATAGGAAAAAATGGAGTTAACTTCATTATAGAAAAAGCTTACCAAAATAAAATTAAATTAGTAAAAGATAAAAAATTATATTTACCAGGATTAGCAGCAGGAAGTGCACAATGGCAAGAATCTAATGGAGATGTTACTTATCCAGGCGTAAGTGAAAAAGAATTGTTTTTTTTAGCTTCAGTACCTGAATATATTCAAAAAAACTTTATAAAGTTTTTTTCTAAAAATAATTTTAATTTAAGTGAAGAGACAATAAGAAAGTCAATAAAAAAAACAGTTTTATATAACAAGGTATCTCCTACTGTTAACCTCAATATATTGTATGATCTTTTAAGTCAACAAACAGATAATTATATAAAATTACAAAAATTTACTTATCAATTAATGTATAAATTGTTGAAAAAAGCTCAACAAGAAGATTTATATAATTCTTTTTCTATACATTGCACAGCTAATTTAGGTAAAGATGAACAAGGACAAGAAATTATACAATTTGCTAAAGATAAAAGTTCTGGGACAACCGATTTTCAATTTATGCTAAAGGACGCTACAAAAGAGGCTGGAGTGTTATTAATTTTAAATAATTATATGTACAAAAAAACTGGTGATTATCCTTTAGGAAAAGATTTTAATTTTAAACAAGTACCGACAACCAGGCAAGAAATATTATCTTTGATAAGAGATCACTTTAATCCTTCTTATATTCCAACTATTATAGGTGTGGGTGATACAGTTACTAATGAAATTATAGAAAGTTGTGGTAAATTCAGTTGTGTTAGGGGAGGTAGTGATAGAAATTTTTTAGAATTAATTCAGTTAATAGGCGAAAGATTTAATAAACGCAATATTATTGCTTATGTTAATAGTAGTACCGGAGAAGTTAGGAATCATAAAGCATTAAAAATCAGCTCTCATAAAAGTAAAAACATCACTATAAATGGCATGGATAAACTTCAAGATGATCCTCTCAAATTAAATATTGTTTTTTCTAAGGGTTACCAACAATATATAAACTGTTTTAAAAAGGCATCTAGGATAAGAAAAAATTTTTTGAAAATATATAAATAA
- a CDS encoding serine hydrolase produces the protein MTFFRSDSTLESLGNEILERTLVRFPTLNAEQCSFTWILYKKTRTIKNKQSVFPQKFFKNSIYGFNHRGVESIYPASIVKLFYLVAIHQWLEIGKVHLSSELSRSINDMIVQSSNDATSLVIDSLTNTNSGPELVNNNFLAWKYKRNIVNIYFKALGWKELEKININQKTWSDGPYGREKEFLGDIKRNQNILTTNAVARLFHDIVSGTAVSLVRSLQMMSLLKRTVNTVSSNDLIENQVTGFLGEGLPKNAELWSKAGWTSQVRHDAAYIRVPGLPSFLFVMFIEGNKNSANKKIFPFVSKLIIEILHLNKEYFHYLNDKK, from the coding sequence ATGACTTTTTTTAGATCAGATAGCACCTTAGAATCGTTAGGAAATGAAATTTTAGAAAGAACCTTAGTAAGATTTCCCACGCTTAATGCTGAACAGTGTTCATTTACTTGGATTCTTTATAAAAAAACAAGAACTATTAAAAATAAACAATCGGTTTTTCCGCAAAAATTTTTTAAAAATTCAATATATGGATTTAATCATCGTGGTGTTGAATCTATTTATCCAGCTAGTATTGTTAAATTATTTTATTTAGTTGCTATTCACCAATGGTTAGAAATAGGAAAAGTACACCTTTCTTCTGAGCTAAGTCGTTCTATAAATGATATGATAGTCCAATCTAGCAATGATGCAACTAGTTTAGTAATAGATAGTTTAACAAATACGAATAGTGGACCAGAATTAGTTAATAACAATTTTTTAGCTTGGAAATACAAACGAAATATTGTCAACATTTATTTTAAAGCACTAGGCTGGAAAGAATTAGAAAAAATTAATATTAATCAAAAGACTTGGTCTGATGGACCTTATGGAAGAGAGAAAGAATTTCTTGGAGACATTAAAAGAAATCAAAATATTTTAACTACTAATGCAGTTGCAAGATTGTTTCATGATATTGTTTCTGGTACAGCTGTTTCTTTAGTACGGTCATTGCAAATGATGAGCTTATTAAAAAGAACAGTCAATACTGTTTCTAGTAATGATTTAATAGAAAACCAAGTTACAGGTTTTCTTGGAGAAGGTCTTCCTAAGAATGCTGAATTATGGTCAAAAGCAGGATGGACTAGTCAAGTTCGCCACGATGCAGCATATATAAGAGTACCAGGCTTACCTTCCTTCCTTTTTGTGATGTTTATAGAGGGGAACAAAAATAGTGCAAACAAGAAAATTTTTCCTTTTGTCTCTAAATTAATAATAGAGATTCTTCATTTAAATAAAGAGTATTTTCATTATTTAAATGATAAAAAATAA
- a CDS encoding DUF4330 domain-containing protein, whose protein sequence is MELLDSKGRLLGRISILDLGAGLAIILAIVSIFIVPNKSGTSTIAQVVRTPIEVDVIVRGLGVGDPNSFINQFKKTKVTNIVIRHQPAGEFEIRKITPLPRTIAVPQPDGSVKALPDPRPEIIFFQDMILTLKGNAQLTDTGAVVGKQKIKIGTKIELEGKDYNFNTSTIAVRILK, encoded by the coding sequence ATGGAACTATTAGATTCTAAAGGTCGTTTACTGGGAAGAATTAGCATTCTAGATCTGGGAGCTGGATTAGCTATTATTTTAGCTATTGTTAGTATTTTTATTGTTCCAAATAAGTCTGGAACAAGCACTATCGCTCAAGTTGTTAGAACCCCAATTGAAGTTGATGTTATCGTGAGAGGCCTAGGAGTAGGTGATCCAAATTCCTTCATTAATCAATTTAAAAAAACTAAAGTTACCAACATCGTAATTCGTCATCAACCTGCTGGAGAATTTGAAATCAGGAAGATTACACCACTTCCTAGAACTATAGCAGTTCCTCAGCCTGATGGTTCTGTAAAAGCTCTTCCTGATCCAAGGCCAGAAATTATATTTTTCCAAGACATGATTTTGACATTGAAAGGAAATGCACAACTTACGGATACAGGAGCAGTTGTCGGAAAGCAAAAAATTAAAATTGGTACTAAAATTGAATTAGAAGGTAAGGATTATAATTTTAATACAAGTACTATCGCAGTAAGAATTTTAAAATAA
- the der gene encoding ribosome biogenesis GTPase Der, with protein sequence MTLPIVAIIGRPNVGKSTLVNRLAKDRQAIVHDEPGITRDRTYRQAFWRTHDFLVVDTGGLVFNDNTEFLPLIREQAMTALSEAHVAVFVVDGQLGPTAGDYEIGGWLRQQKVPVLLVVNKCESPEYGLIQAAQFWELGLGEPYPISGIHGNGTGEFLDKLILNLPSSNSIFNTEEINVSIVGRPNVGKSSLLNAFLGENRAIVSPISGTTRDTIDTVVERKGKVYRLVDTAGIRRKKNVEYGAEFFSINRAFKAIRRADVVLLVIDAIDGVTEQDIKLADRIIEEGRSAIIVVNKWDAVEKDAYTIYSHKKNVMNRLYFMEWADIIFISAKSGQRIEKIFPLVNTAVKEHRRRINTSVINEVLEEAIRWHSPPTTRQGKQGKIYYGTQVSNQPPTIVLFVNDPKRFNDNYRRYIEGQFRQQIGFSGTPIRLLWKGKKIRDVESKLDHTVKI encoded by the coding sequence ATGACATTACCCATTGTTGCAATTATTGGACGTCCTAATGTAGGTAAATCAACATTAGTTAATCGTTTGGCAAAAGACCGACAAGCAATTGTTCATGATGAACCAGGAATTACCCGCGATCGCACTTATCGGCAAGCTTTTTGGCGTACTCATGATTTCCTTGTAGTAGACACAGGGGGTTTAGTATTTAATGATAATACTGAATTTCTTCCTTTAATTCGAGAGCAGGCCATGACAGCATTAAGTGAGGCTCATGTGGCTGTTTTTGTAGTAGATGGACAATTAGGACCTACTGCAGGAGATTATGAAATAGGAGGCTGGTTGAGACAACAAAAAGTTCCAGTGTTACTTGTAGTTAATAAGTGTGAATCCCCTGAATATGGCTTGATACAAGCAGCACAGTTTTGGGAGTTAGGGTTAGGAGAACCTTATCCAATTTCAGGAATTCATGGAAATGGAACAGGAGAATTTTTAGATAAACTTATTTTAAATTTACCATCTTCTAATAGTATATTTAATACTGAAGAAATAAATGTTTCTATTGTTGGACGTCCTAATGTAGGTAAATCAAGTCTTCTAAACGCATTCTTAGGAGAGAATAGAGCTATTGTTAGTCCTATCTCTGGTACTACAAGAGATACCATTGATACAGTTGTAGAACGCAAAGGAAAAGTTTATCGTTTAGTTGATACAGCAGGAATTCGTCGTAAAAAGAATGTTGAATATGGGGCTGAATTCTTTAGTATTAATCGAGCCTTTAAGGCAATCCGGAGAGCAGATGTAGTGTTACTAGTTATTGATGCTATTGATGGAGTCACAGAACAAGATATTAAGCTAGCAGATCGTATTATTGAGGAAGGAAGATCAGCAATAATTGTTGTCAATAAATGGGATGCTGTGGAAAAAGATGCTTACACTATTTATTCACATAAAAAAAATGTAATGAATCGATTATATTTCATGGAGTGGGCAGATATTATCTTTATTAGTGCAAAATCAGGACAACGCATTGAAAAAATTTTTCCTCTTGTAAATACAGCAGTAAAAGAGCATCGTCGCCGTATTAACACTTCTGTAATTAATGAAGTTTTGGAGGAAGCTATAAGATGGCATTCTCCTCCTACAACAAGACAGGGAAAGCAAGGTAAAATCTACTATGGAACTCAAGTATCTAATCAACCTCCAACTATCGTTTTATTTGTTAACGATCCTAAAAGATTTAATGATAATTACCGACGGTATATAGAAGGTCAGTTTCGTCAACAAATTGGTTTTTCTGGAACTCCTATTCGCTTGCTCTGGAAAGGTAAAAAAATACGAGATGTTGAGTCGAAATTGGACCATACGGTTAAGATTTAA
- the bchB gene encoding ferredoxin:protochlorophyllide reductase (ATP-dependent) subunit B, whose product MKLAYWMYAGPAHIGTLRIASSFHNVHAIMHAPLGDDYFNVMRSMLERERNFTPVTTSVVDRNVLARGSQEKVIDNIVRKDQEESPDLIVLTPTCTSSILQEDLGNFVERAQMDTKGDVILADVNHYRYNELQAADRTLHQIVKFYLDKAKKKCELAIEKTENPSVNIIGISTLGFHAKHDCTELQKLMKDLGITVNIIIPDQASVHDLKNLTKAWFNLVPYRELGLSVAKYLDSEFDIPYVDITPIGVVETAKCIRKIQQIINTQGKDVNFEDYINKQTLYVSEAAWFSRSIDCQNLTGKRAVVFGDNTHAAAMTKILAREMGIHVVLAGTYCKYDAEWFREQVGDYCSEILISEDNGEIANTIARLEPAAIFGTQMERHVGKRLNIPCGVIASPIHIQNFPIGYKPFVGYEGTNQITDLIYNSFTLGMEDHLLEIFGGHDTKEMITKGISNNSDLAWNKEAQVELNKIPGFVRGKVKRNTEKFARERNCSEITLELMYAAKEAVGT is encoded by the coding sequence ATGAAACTTGCTTATTGGATGTATGCTGGACCAGCCCATATTGGTACCCTTCGTATTGCTAGTTCTTTCCATAATGTTCATGCAATTATGCATGCACCTCTTGGTGACGACTACTTTAATGTTATGAGATCTATGTTGGAAAGAGAAAGAAATTTTACCCCTGTTACTACAAGTGTAGTAGACCGTAATGTTTTAGCTCGCGGATCTCAAGAGAAAGTTATTGATAATATTGTTAGGAAAGATCAAGAAGAAAGTCCGGATCTTATTGTCTTAACTCCTACATGCACTTCAAGTATTCTGCAAGAAGATTTAGGTAATTTTGTAGAACGTGCACAGATGGATACAAAGGGAGATGTTATTCTAGCTGACGTTAATCATTATCGTTACAATGAGTTGCAAGCAGCTGATAGAACTTTACATCAAATTGTAAAATTTTATCTAGATAAGGCAAAGAAAAAATGTGAATTGGCAATTGAAAAAACGGAAAATCCTTCTGTTAATATAATAGGTATATCGACTCTTGGTTTCCATGCTAAGCATGATTGTACTGAATTACAAAAATTAATGAAAGATTTAGGAATTACTGTAAATATTATAATTCCTGACCAGGCATCAGTTCACGATTTAAAAAATCTAACTAAAGCATGGTTCAATTTAGTTCCTTACAGAGAGTTAGGATTAAGTGTTGCCAAATATTTAGATTCGGAATTTGATATTCCCTATGTTGATATAACACCGATAGGAGTTGTTGAAACTGCAAAGTGTATTCGCAAAATTCAGCAAATAATCAATACACAAGGTAAAGATGTAAATTTTGAAGATTATATTAATAAGCAAACATTATATGTTTCTGAAGCGGCATGGTTTTCAAGGTCCATTGATTGTCAGAATTTGACTGGTAAAAGAGCAGTGGTTTTTGGTGATAACACTCATGCTGCAGCTATGACTAAAATTTTAGCTAGAGAGATGGGAATTCATGTTGTCTTAGCTGGCACATATTGTAAGTATGATGCTGAATGGTTTAGAGAACAAGTTGGCGATTATTGCAGTGAGATATTGATTAGTGAAGATAATGGTGAAATTGCCAACACGATAGCACGCTTAGAACCTGCTGCAATATTTGGAACACAAATGGAGCGTCATGTTGGTAAAAGGTTGAATATTCCATGTGGAGTAATTGCATCACCAATTCACATTCAGAACTTCCCTATAGGATATAAGCCTTTTGTTGGATATGAAGGAACAAACCAAATTACCGATTTAATTTATAATTCTTTTACACTAGGAATGGAAGATCACTTACTTGAAATTTTTGGGGGACACGATACTAAAGAAATGATTACTAAAGGAATATCTAACAATTCTGATTTAGCTTGGAATAAAGAAGCACAAGTAGAATTAAATAAAATTCCTGGTTTTGTACGTGGTAAGGTAAAGCGTAATACAGAGAAATTTGCTCGTGAACGTAACTGCTCTGAAATTACACTTGAATTAATGTATGCAGCCAAAGAAGCAGTTGGAACTTAA
- the carB gene encoding carbamoyl-phosphate synthase large subunit: MPRRDDLKKIMILGAGPIVIGQACEFDYSGTQACKALREEGYEVVLVNSNPASIMTDPEMSDRTYIEPLVPDIVEKIIAKELPDALLATMGGQTALNIAVSLAKSGVLQKYNVELIGAKLSAIEKAEDRELFKQAMNNVGVPVCPSGIANTLEEAEQIAIDIGSYPLIIRPAFTLGGTGGGIAYNQEEFGSVVQLGLDASPVSQILVEQSLLGWKEYELEVMRDLADNVVIICSIENFDPMGVHTGDSITVAPAQTLTDKEYQKLRDYSKLIIREIGVETGGANIQFSVNPLNGDMIVIEMNPRVSRSSALASKATGFPIAKFAAKLAVGYILNEIKNDITRKTPASFEPTLDYIVTKIPRFAFEKFPGSQAILTTQMKSVGEVMAIGRTFQESFQKALRSLETGCHGFTCDQTSDFSSLSEVRSKLEISSPDRIFLIYKALKLGMTIEEIHELTAIDMWFLDKLRDIFNTEKYLKQFILKDISKVQMRLVKQKGFSDYQIAQITETTENEVREYRKSLGVIPVYKVVDTCAAEFEAFTPYYYSTYELEDTEVLSTQKPKIMILGGGPNRIGQGIEFDYCCCHASFALTEAGYETIMVNSNPETVSTDYDTSDRLYFEPLTKEDILNIIEVENPEGVIIQFGGQTPLKLAVPLQKYFDSPNCSVQTKIWGTSPDSIDLAEDRERFEKILYDLEIKKPPSGIARSFEQSLNIASHIGYPVVVRPSYVLGGRAMQIVFSDKELQHYMNYAIQVEPDHPILIDKFLENAIEVDVDALCDKTGMVVIGGIMEHIEQAGIHSGDSACSIPFITLSQKVLNIIRGWTSQLANSLKVIGLINIQYAVQGEEVYILEANPRASRTVPYVSKTTGRPLAKIASLLISGKTLCELGVHTELIPRYVSVKEAVLPFQKFPGTDTLLGPEMRSTGEVMGIDNDFGKAFAKAAIASGVNLPISGTVFISTSDIDKILTVPIAKNLEELGFKIVATLGTQKVLENNGIKGVEIVPKLHEGRPHVIDWIKNKKIQLIINTPNGEESQVDAQKIRRTALDYQLPVVTTIAGAKATVTAIRSLQSQPLKVKALQDYIC; this comes from the coding sequence ATGCCACGCCGGGATGACTTGAAAAAAATTATGATTTTAGGAGCAGGTCCTATTGTGATTGGACAAGCTTGTGAATTTGACTATTCTGGTACTCAAGCTTGTAAGGCTCTAAGAGAAGAAGGCTATGAAGTTGTGTTAGTCAATTCTAATCCAGCTTCGATCATGACTGATCCTGAAATGTCTGATCGAACTTATATTGAACCTCTTGTTCCTGATATAGTCGAAAAAATTATTGCTAAAGAACTTCCGGATGCATTACTAGCAACGATGGGAGGACAGACTGCACTTAACATAGCTGTATCTTTAGCTAAAAGTGGAGTCTTACAAAAATACAATGTTGAATTAATTGGAGCAAAGCTGTCAGCTATTGAAAAGGCAGAAGATAGGGAATTATTTAAACAAGCAATGAATAATGTTGGAGTCCCTGTCTGTCCTTCTGGTATTGCCAATACTTTAGAAGAAGCCGAACAAATTGCAATTGATATTGGCTCTTATCCTTTAATTATTCGTCCTGCATTTACCTTAGGAGGTACAGGAGGGGGCATCGCTTATAATCAAGAAGAATTTGGAAGTGTTGTACAACTCGGTTTAGATGCATCTCCAGTATCTCAAATATTAGTAGAACAATCATTGCTAGGATGGAAAGAGTATGAGTTGGAAGTAATGCGAGATTTAGCAGATAATGTTGTCATTATCTGTTCTATTGAAAATTTTGATCCAATGGGAGTACATACAGGGGATTCGATTACAGTTGCACCAGCTCAAACTTTAACAGATAAAGAGTATCAAAAGTTGAGAGATTATTCTAAATTAATAATTAGAGAAATAGGTGTAGAAACAGGAGGTGCCAATATCCAGTTTTCTGTAAATCCTTTGAATGGTGATATGATCGTTATCGAGATGAATCCTCGTGTTTCTCGCTCATCTGCTCTAGCTTCTAAAGCTACAGGATTCCCTATTGCTAAGTTTGCCGCTAAGCTCGCTGTTGGTTATATTCTTAATGAAATTAAGAATGATATAACTAGAAAAACTCCAGCTTCATTTGAGCCAACTCTCGATTATATAGTAACAAAAATACCACGATTTGCTTTTGAGAAATTTCCTGGTTCTCAAGCAATTTTGACTACTCAAATGAAATCAGTGGGAGAAGTTATGGCTATTGGTCGTACTTTTCAAGAATCTTTCCAAAAAGCTTTAAGATCATTAGAAACAGGATGTCATGGTTTTACTTGTGATCAAACCTCAGATTTCTCCTCTTTATCCGAAGTACGTTCTAAACTAGAAATTTCAAGTCCTGATAGAATTTTTTTAATTTATAAAGCCTTAAAATTAGGTATGACGATAGAAGAAATTCATGAATTAACTGCTATTGATATGTGGTTTCTAGATAAATTAAGAGATATTTTTAATACTGAAAAATATCTTAAGCAGTTTATTCTCAAGGATATAAGCAAAGTACAAATGAGATTAGTCAAGCAAAAAGGTTTTAGCGATTATCAAATAGCTCAAATTACTGAAACTACAGAAAATGAAGTTAGAGAATATCGTAAAAGTTTAGGTGTTATTCCAGTATATAAAGTCGTAGATACTTGTGCTGCTGAATTCGAAGCATTTACTCCTTATTATTACTCTACATATGAATTAGAAGATACAGAAGTTTTATCGACTCAAAAGCCTAAAATAATGATTTTAGGTGGGGGGCCTAATCGTATTGGACAAGGAATAGAGTTTGATTATTGTTGCTGTCATGCTTCCTTTGCCCTTACTGAGGCTGGTTATGAAACTATAATGGTTAATTCTAATCCAGAAACTGTATCCACAGACTATGATACAAGTGATCGTTTATATTTTGAGCCCTTAACAAAGGAAGACATTTTAAATATTATTGAAGTGGAAAATCCTGAAGGAGTTATCATTCAATTTGGGGGACAGACCCCATTAAAGCTTGCGGTCCCATTACAAAAATATTTTGACAGTCCAAATTGTTCTGTTCAGACAAAAATATGGGGAACCTCTCCTGATTCTATTGATTTAGCAGAAGATAGAGAGCGCTTTGAAAAAATATTATATGATCTTGAAATTAAGAAGCCTCCTAGTGGAATTGCTCGTAGTTTTGAGCAGTCTTTAAATATTGCTTCTCATATTGGATACCCTGTAGTAGTTCGTCCCTCTTATGTATTAGGAGGACGAGCTATGCAAATTGTTTTTTCTGATAAAGAACTACAACACTATATGAATTATGCAATTCAAGTAGAACCTGATCATCCAATTTTAATTGATAAATTTTTAGAGAATGCTATTGAAGTCGATGTTGATGCTCTATGTGACAAGACTGGTATGGTAGTCATTGGAGGAATAATGGAACACATTGAGCAAGCAGGCATACATTCTGGGGATTCAGCTTGCTCAATTCCTTTCATAACACTCTCTCAAAAAGTACTTAATATTATTCGTGGTTGGACATCTCAATTGGCAAATAGTTTAAAAGTTATTGGACTAATTAATATTCAGTATGCAGTACAGGGAGAAGAAGTTTATATCTTAGAAGCCAATCCACGTGCATCTCGTACTGTTCCATATGTATCTAAAACTACGGGAAGACCTCTTGCAAAAATTGCTTCCTTGCTCATTTCAGGAAAAACTTTGTGTGAATTAGGCGTGCATACAGAACTTATTCCTCGCTATGTTTCTGTTAAAGAAGCTGTTTTACCTTTTCAAAAATTTCCTGGGACAGATACTTTGCTAGGACCAGAGATGCGTTCTACAGGTGAAGTTATGGGTATAGATAATGATTTTGGTAAAGCGTTTGCAAAAGCAGCAATTGCCTCTGGCGTAAATTTACCTATTAGTGGAACCGTTTTTATTTCCACTAGCGATATAGATAAAATTCTAACTGTTCCAATAGCTAAAAATTTAGAAGAATTAGGATTTAAAATAGTTGCAACATTAGGCACTCAAAAAGTCTTAGAAAATAATGGAATCAAAGGAGTAGAAATAGTTCCAAAGCTTCATGAAGGTCGTCCCCATGTTATTGACTGGATTAAGAATAAAAAAATTCAACTTATTATAAACACTCCAAATGGAGAAGAATCACAGGTAGATGCGCAAAAAATCAGAAGAACAGCATTAGATTATCAATTACCAGTAGTTACAACAATAGCTGGTGCGAAAGCTACAGTTACTGCTATTCGTTCTTTACAAAGTCAACCTCTTAAAGTTAAAGCATTACAAGACTATATCTGCTAA